Part of the Mangifera indica cultivar Alphonso chromosome 4, CATAS_Mindica_2.1, whole genome shotgun sequence genome, AAGTTCATATATGGCGAgattttaaatcttatttttaactGGTGCTTCTACAAAAAAGTACTAAAAGTTTGACCTATGGATCTTATTAACTCTTCAAGAATGTTAAAGTCAACAGTATTTCGTTTGGCTGATATTGCTATGCTTTCacaaaaaaattctttgatttctttctttcttactttACATGATGACAGGACTTGACAGGGGATAGTAGGATTTAAAGTGTTAACATGTTATAAACACACATTGTAGGGTTGTTCCTGTACCCCTGCAAGcttccttttatatttttttctcagaaATAGTGTTTACAGATATTGATTTGGGAAATTGGGGTTTCGGATGCAAAACTTATACATAATTTGGTTTGTTTCAGATTTCCTACACTTAGTGTGCCTAAGTTGCAGCGACTATGGGAAAGATTAAttcaatcttcttttctttctttcccttttttggcctttatttttctgtagtttttattctttatattttatgttcatATATGGATCCTTGTACTTATGGCTGACTTTTATTTTCCTTACATGGTAAAAGTGCAGCATACTTCATTTATGGGTAAAACTATTCAGGTTTATGGATTTCCCTGTAAAGTTACGGCAGAAGAAGTCAAGAGATTTCTGGAGTCACTTACCGGTGAAGGAACTGTTTATGCTATTAAGGTTAGGAAAGCAAAAAATGGTGGTCCTAGAGCATATGCCATTGTCCAATTCACAACTAATATCAAAGCTGATTATATAATTTCTCTGGCTAGACCAAAACAAAGCCTATGGTATGAAAGTTCATATCTCAATGCTCGGCCAATGGAGCATGATATTGTGCCAAAGCCAAGAACCTATAAGCATACCATGGAAAAAATAATGCTGCATTTTGGCTGTCAGATATCAAATGAAACGTTTGCTGTTCTCTGGAGAGGGGTGGATGTTTCCGTGAATTTTGGCATTGGAATgcgaaaattaaatttttatttgtcttATCGGCAAGTAAAATACTGGCTTGAGCTCGCTTATGAAAATATTTGGCAGATTGAACTCCATCGCCCACGCAATCAAAGAGCAAAGTATCTTCTGATTCAGGTTGCTTTTATACCTTTGATCACTGACTAAAATTCATtgctaatttattttcttttattatttgtgcagcaaaatgaaatttaattgcTTGTATTGCATGAATTGAAAAAGACAAAAGTGCAAGTTCTGTTATATGAATGTAGTCATTCTGTTGGTTTCCTAATTTGCAAGCAATTGATGATAGCCACGTCCTTTTTTTTCCTGTCTGATAAGAGTTAAATATGATGAAGTGATGGGTTATGCATATAAAAGAAAGCAACAAGGGTGGTGATTGTTTGAGTTTGCTTCCCGTTCTCTCAGTTTTTCAGGAAATCCAACTGTGATAGGATTAAACCTGCAATTTCAGCCAAAACACACAAACAGTAGGCAAATGATCAACagaaatctaattttatttatcaactcAGCAGGAGATTCCCACTATTTACTGCAAATGTGCAACCAGATGAATTCagagaacaaaattaaaatgaaagatGGATAGTTCCGGCAATTCGAGGAGCTGGACACCTCCCTTTTAGACAAAGGCTGCCAAAACTGAAAAACTATTCTCTCCTTCTCTTATTTAATCTCCCAACTTTATTTCCTTTCCATAACAGATTTCCTTCCTAAGCTGGATCATTCGGCCACATGGCATTCTGAATGATTTTGAGAAATttccattttctcttttcatgcAGTGGTCCCCTGGTGTGTTGATTCTCTGCCCTTTCCCTTGCGTTTCCTATAGTAAACCTTCAAGGCTGGTGTGCAAACAAACTCTCAATACTTTTTTGACATTTggaattcaataattcaaatttttgacATTTCTCAACAGTGGGAGACCAAAATTGTCTTTATTTGCTGaattcagtttctttttttgaaGGTTTCTCATTTGGGGTTTTAAATGGGAACAAATAGACTAGATTTCTGGTGCACTCTTCATTGATATGTATTAGTATTTTCAAACATAGGCCACATATAGCAATTGGAAATTCATGGAATTAGACAGATGAGGAATTCAGTTATCTGTATGCTTGATAGTTGGATGTTTCAAATTATGTttactcttcttctttcttatgTGAAATGTTAATTTGCTGACTCTCAAAGattattttttgggtttcttttgattttaagcTACTTGGTGCTCCTCGGATTTTTGAGAAAGAAACACGCTCTTCATATGATAAATTTGACGACCCTTTACTTAACTTCTTTAAAGATGAGCCTGATGATAAATGGATCAGAGCAACAGACTTCACCCCCTCAAGCTGTATTGGACAGTCTACTGGATTATGTTTAGAGCTTCCTTACAGGCTTGAACTTCCAAACTTTCGtgaaaattttggttattataAAGAAAGTGATGGcaggtttgatttgaaaatggGTTCTTCTTATTCTTGCAATCAGAGTTTGGTTCCAATCGTTGGTCCTCCCTTCGGAATTTACTTGCCATATGAGATCTTGTTTAAGATCAATTTGCTGGTACAAAATGGGTGTCTTCCCGGGCTTGCATTGGATTCTGATTTTTATCGGTTGGTTGATCCAAGTAGAATTGACATGGCCTGTATAGAACATTCTCTTGATAAACTTTATCAGATAAAAGAATGTTGCTATGATCCTTCAAGGTGGCTCAGTGAACAGTATCAGAAATACCTCACAACCAGGAATAGGCCACAATCACCTGCCATAACCTTGGATGGAGGTTTGGTATATGTACACAGAATCCAAGTAACACCttgcaaaatttatttttgtggtCCTGAGGTTAATGTCTCAAATCGTGTCCTTCGCAACTATAGAGATCATATTGACAATTTTCTTCGTATTTCATTCATTGATGAGGATTTGGATAAAATTCATTCAATAGCTGTAGCGCCACGTTCATCTTCCGCAGATGAGCGTAGGAGAACTGGAATTTACTCAAGGATCCTTTCGACCCTAAAAGATGGTGTAgtgattgatgataaaaaatttgaatttcttgccTTTTCATCTAGTCAATTGCGAGAAAACTCTGCTTGGATGTTTGCCTCTACAGATGGGTTAACTGCTGCCCATATAAGGGAGTGGATGGGGAATTTTCGAAAGATAAGGAATGTGGCAAAGTATGCAGCCAGATTAGGTCAATCCTTTAGTTCATCAACTGAAACTCTTAGTGTTCATGCGGATGAAATTGAGGTCATTCGTGATGTAGAGGTTATGTCAGGTGGAACTAAATATGTTTTTTCTGATGGTATCGGAAAAATTTCTGCTAATTTTGCCAGTAGAGTGGCCCAAAAATGTGGTATTAAAGATCGTACTCCATCTGCCTTTCAGATTCGATTTGGTGGATACAAAGGTGTTGTGGCCGTTGACCCaacttcaacaaaaaaattatcattgaGGAGAAGTATGCGCAAGTATGATTCAGAAATCATGAAGCTGGATGTTTTGGCATGGACCAAATATCAGCCTTGTTTTCTCAACCGACAGCTGATTACTCTTCTCTCTACCCTTGGTGTTAGGGATCAAATTTTTGAGAAGAAACAAAGAGAAGCTGTAGATCAATTGAATGCCATCTTAACAGATTCTCCGCGAGCACAAGAGGCTCTGGAGTTGATGTCCCCTGGAGAAAATACTAACATTCTCAAGGAAATGCTCTTGTGTGGTTATGAGCCAAATGCTGAACCATTCCTTTCTATGATGCTGCGAACATTCCGGGCATCAAAGTTGCTGGAATTGCGGACCAAAACAAGGATATTTGTTCAACGTGGAAGATCTATGATGGGATGTCTAGATGAAACCAGAACCTTGGATTATGGGCAGGTTTTTGTGCAATTTTCTAAAGCTGCATCTCAACGGTGTTATGTTATTGAAGGAGAGGTTGTTGTTGCGAAAAACCCTTGCTTGCAC contains:
- the LOC123214681 gene encoding RNA-dependent RNA polymerase 1-like → MGKTIQVYGFPCKVTAEEVKRFLESLTGEGTVYAIKVRKAKNGGPRAYAIVQFTTNIKADYIISLARPKQSLWYESSYLNARPMEHDIVPKPRTYKHTMEKIMLHFGCQISNETFAVLWRGVDVSVNFGIGMRKLNFYLSYRQVKYWLELAYENIWQIELHRPRNQRAKYLLIQLLGAPRIFEKETRSSYDKFDDPLLNFFKDEPDDKWIRATDFTPSSCIGQSTGLCLELPYRLELPNFRENFGYYKESDGRFDLKMGSSYSCNQSLVPIVGPPFGIYLPYEILFKINLLVQNGCLPGLALDSDFYRLVDPSRIDMACIEHSLDKLYQIKECCYDPSRWLSEQYQKYLTTRNRPQSPAITLDGGLVYVHRIQVTPCKIYFCGPEVNVSNRVLRNYRDHIDNFLRISFIDEDLDKIHSIAVAPRSSSADERRRTGIYSRILSTLKDGVVIDDKKFEFLAFSSSQLRENSAWMFASTDGLTAAHIREWMGNFRKIRNVAKYAARLGQSFSSSTETLSVHADEIEVIRDVEVMSGGTKYVFSDGIGKISANFASRVAQKCGIKDRTPSAFQIRFGGYKGVVAVDPTSTKKLSLRRSMRKYDSEIMKLDVLAWTKYQPCFLNRQLITLLSTLGVRDQIFEKKQREAVDQLNAILTDSPRAQEALELMSPGENTNILKEMLLCGYEPNAEPFLSMMLRTFRASKLLELRTKTRIFVQRGRSMMGCLDETRTLDYGQVFVQFSKAASQRCYVIEGEVVVAKNPCLHPGDVRVLRAVNVPALYHMVDCVVFPQKGTRPHTNECSGSDLDGDIYFVCWDPELIPPLQISPMDYTPEPSMELDHDVTIEEVQEYFANYMVNDSLGIIANAHTAFADRKPGKAMSEPCLELAKKFSIAVDFPKTGIPAEIPPHLHVKEYPDFMEKLDKPTYESKNVIGKLFREVRDIAPDTSSIESFTEEVARRSYDHDMEVDGFEDHIEDAFYYKSNYDYKLGNLMDYYGIRTEAEILSGGILKMSKSFTKRRDAEAIGMAVRALRKEARNWFNEKGSGSEFKDDVYAKASAWYHVTYHPNYWGSYNEGLNRQHFLSFPWCIYDKLMEIKTEKISLRNAQNLPSLQHLLSHGLHLR